AAGATTTAGCAAGCGATTTTGCAATCAGTTCATCATCTTCAACTAATAGAATTCTCATAGCGGTAGTCACCGCAAATTAACATTTATTAGCGCAAAGATAAAAATATATACAAAATTTACTTAAAACATCATCTTCAGCGTAGCGTAGATTAAGTTGTGGTGTTACTTAGGTTTGTAAATGTCAACATTGCTAGTGCTACTCCCTTAAGAGGCTCACCTACCCAATTTTCACTGCTCGTTGGTTGCGTCTGGTAACTTCGCTCTTGAGCTTGTCCCTATTGTTGAGATGCCCAGTTTTCTAAGTCGTTGAAGTCATTTATGTTCGTTCACGCATCTTACATTGAAAAGTAAAATGTGGGTAATGACAAGGCTTATAGCCTGTGGGCATTTATCAAAACTAGGATGCACCTCTTCTTAATGATGATGAATTTCAGAGATGATTCTGAATTACTAATTTCAGTAGATAAAGTTTCTAAAAAGTTTTGTCGTAACTTGAAGCAGTCTTTATTCTATGGAGTGCAGGACATTTTTCAAGAGTTAATAGGTGGAAATAGAAAAAGTGAAAATCTTCGTCCACAAGAATTTTGGGCACTAAAAGATGTAAGTTTCCAACTGCGAAGAGGAGAAGCCTTAGGATTAGTAGGAGCCAATGGAGCCGGAAAAAGTACGCTACTCCGCATTATTAGTGGATTGATTAATCCCGATACTGGCTGTGTAAAAGTTAGAGGGAAATTAGCACCATTAATTGCTTTAGGAGCAGGGTTTAACCCAATTCTTACAGGGCGAGAAAATATTTATGCAAATATGTCGATTTTGGGTTTATCAACACAAGAAATAGACAAGAAATTTCAAGATGTGATAGATTTTGCTGGGATTGCAGATGCGATTGATGCACCCGTACAAACTTATAGTTCTGGGATGGCGGCCAGATTGGGTTTTGCTTGTGCAGTTCACATAGAACCAGATGTTTTACTAATTGATGAAGTGTTGGCTGTTGGCGATATCAATTTTCGAGTTAAATGTTATCAAAAACTCGCAAAACTGAGAGAAGCGGGTACAGCTTTTATTTTAGTTTCGCATAACCCCCATGTAGTTTTGAACGTCTGTGAAAATTCGCTTTATCTTGCCAAAGGTGAATTGATTAAATACGGCGAAACAGAAACCGTAATTCGCCAATACGAAGAAGATTTAAGTTTAGGCGGTACAGAAACATCTTTAGGAATGATGTTATTACCAGAAAAGCCGCCAAGTGAAAGCTTAGGTATAGATATTGTTTCTTTGAGTTTTAAAGATGAGCAAGGCAATATACTTGCTGCTCCTCTTTGTGGGGAATTAGCTTATTTATGCGTAGAATGTAAAGTAGATAAACAAGTTGATAATGCAAATTTAGGCGTGTCTATTACAGCTTTATCTGGACAAAACGAGCGAATTTTGTATATAACTTCTGCCAGCGATAATGAAGCATTAAAAATACTGCCGGGAAAAGTTGAAATTCAAATGCAAATGCCTTACTTTTGCTTATTACCCGGTTTATATAGTGCCAAAATTTATATCAAAGAAGGTGTATGTTCTTTTGATATAGTGGAATCATTTCGATTTACTGTTAAAGCCAGCAAGATTACTAGCCGTTCGTTATTTTATCAACCACGGAAGTGGAAAGTTATTAATAATTCGTGATTTGTAATTCGTAATTTATTTGTAGGTTGGAGTGCGATCGCTCTGTAAATTTGGGAGATGTGTGAAGAAACAAGCGACCGATCGCTCTCTTATTCTAATGCGATCGCAATTCAAAATTCAAACTAATCTGCACGTAAAAAAATAGTCGCCTATTACGCTGTCTCTGTAGTAGCAGCTTTTGCATCTGCGCTTGATTTTAACCGCGTGATGGTAGCTTTACGAACGCGATCGCTTTTGCGTACCGCACCTGCTAGTTCATATTCTCGGCTATCTTTGCCATACTTCGACGCTACACCACTAACTAAGCGTTCGGAAGTTTCGCGAATGCTTTTTTCCAGAATTTCTATTTTTTCCTTTGCTGTATCGAGGGTGTTTAACAACTTATTATATTGCTTGAGTTCGTCGCGGAGTTCGCTCGTTAAGTCAGTCAAATGCTTCACACTGACAGAATCACCAAAATCGAGGCTGGGATCGATCGATTGAAACCCGATTGTCTGCTGTTCTATTTTTTCTAGTATGGAAGAAGTTTTTTTGACGCGTGGCATCAATGTATACCTTTTACTTAACTTTATGCTTCTAGCATCTCTCAAAAATACAAGGAGTCGGTTCAGTGAAAATAGCCAAAATTAAGCATTTCTTTATGAAAAAGTTGAATTATGAGTTCAGTAATTACCGAAAAATTTTTTATCTTGTTAAACAAAGTGGTTAGTTTGTTAAAGAAAGTCTTTGTCTTGTTAAACAAAGTGGTTAGTTTGTTAAAGAAAGTCTTTGCCTTGTTAAACAAAGTGGTTGGTTTGTTAAAGAAAGTCTTTGTCTTGTTAAACAAAGTGGTTGGTTTGTTAAAGAAAGTCTTTGCCTTGTTAAACAAAGTGGTTGGTTTGTTAAAGAAAGCCTTTGCCTTGTTAAACAAAGTGCTTGGTTTGTTAACTAGCGTTCGTCGAAGACGTTGGCGCAGCCATCGCATATCTTGTCTGTTGGCTCAAAATCCCTGAGATTTTTGTAAACATCATGTAACAAATTTGACTTATACAGGGAAAAAGTTGTAATCTAAGAATAACGTGCGTTACTCATCGACGCATCTCGCCCGAACCTTGAAAACCGCATAACTTCGTTGAGATGCGTCGATGCCTTGCCTAGTAAGGCTTTGGGACTGCAAAATTGACAATTTTTGGAAAACTTTTTGCGATTTTTCAGAGATGCGTCGATTAGGGTATCTCAAACCCTTTCCCTGTAAGGTTTCCACAAGTGAACTCTTTCCAATCACACCGCCCCGAAAGGGGATGGAAACGAGAACTTGTCTGTAATTAAGTTTCATGTTTTTGTTTCTTTCCAATCACACCGCCCCGAAAGGGGATGGAAAAAGTTGAGATAGCCAGTGCGTAGACGCGCAGCAGCTTGTCTTTAGATATCGCATTGAGCAATAGATAATTGTAGCGGCTGTCTTAAATATCAAGTGCGATCGCATTACAAGGTCAAAGACCTCATCTTAATCATCCTCATCACCAAGCAATTGCGACAAATCTTGCAATCGCTCTTGGGCAGCACGCAGGACTCGATGGATTTGCACGATATCCTGGCTATCTTGGTCTTTGCCCGTACTGACTGTAAATAGAATTCGGTATTGTTTTTTATAAAGCAATTGCCGCACAGGTCGATTCAGGTATTGGCTTTCGATGGACAGAGGGCAACGATTTGGAAAGTTTTCCAGCGTTAGCATGATTTCGTAGCAACCTCTAACCTACCGATAGGCTCGATCGACTGAGTAGTCTTTCATCCATAGAAAAATGCTCTCGACATCCGCTTTGGCGGTGGGTGAGATTTCAATCCGGTATGTCATGCTTTTGACGCAATTGCTGAAAGGCTTCGTCTAAAGGAATACCCTGCCCTTGCTCAAATTCATCTAGACTTTTGCGAATTCCGGCTAGGGATTCTAGAAGTTCTAATCGCTCTAGCAAGCGTTGGTAGCTTTCAGCGTCTTGGACGACGACGGCCGCTTTGCCATTTACAGTCAGTACTATGGGTGCTTGAGTATCTTTCAGAGTGGTTAAAAACGTTTTGGCGCTGCGTTGAAACTCTGATAAAGGATGAATGTTGCGAAGGTCAAAAGACATGGCTATCGCTCGTAGACGAATAATTATATGATAATTTTTTGAAAATTATTTGTCTAATCGGTTGGTGAATGTACCCGTAGCGATCGCACATCTTGTCTGTTGGCTCAAAATTGCGCGCTCGCCTAACTAGCCGTCAAAACTTCTTGGTGTAGAGATGCGATCGCCCAAATTTACTTAGCTGTTTGTAACAAATGTGTAATAAATTTGACTATAAAGTGTAAAAGTTATATTTTAGAAATATCCTAATGTCGCTCAATCGACACCACTCGTCCGAACCTTGAAAACCGCATAACTACTCTTCGAGAAGCCGCGTGCGCGTCTACGTTGACTGGTGTCGATTACTTACACAGCA
The genomic region above belongs to Calothrix sp. NIES-2098 and contains:
- a CDS encoding prevent-host-death family protein, with amino-acid sequence MSFDLRNIHPLSEFQRSAKTFLTTLKDTQAPIVLTVNGKAAVVVQDAESYQRLLERLELLESLAGIRKSLDEFEQGQGIPLDEAFQQLRQKHDIPD
- a CDS encoding ABC transporter ATP binding subunit, translated to MMMNFRDDSELLISVDKVSKKFCRNLKQSLFYGVQDIFQELIGGNRKSENLRPQEFWALKDVSFQLRRGEALGLVGANGAGKSTLLRIISGLINPDTGCVKVRGKLAPLIALGAGFNPILTGRENIYANMSILGLSTQEIDKKFQDVIDFAGIADAIDAPVQTYSSGMAARLGFACAVHIEPDVLLIDEVLAVGDINFRVKCYQKLAKLREAGTAFILVSHNPHVVLNVCENSLYLAKGELIKYGETETVIRQYEEDLSLGGTETSLGMMLLPEKPPSESLGIDIVSLSFKDEQGNILAAPLCGELAYLCVECKVDKQVDNANLGVSITALSGQNERILYITSASDNEALKILPGKVEIQMQMPYFCLLPGLYSAKIYIKEGVCSFDIVESFRFTVKASKITSRSLFYQPRKWKVINNS